Proteins encoded by one window of Pseudonocardia alni:
- a CDS encoding AraC family transcriptional regulator, whose translation MNGAGPWAPGEAVTAWRPQRVPGIAEVLHARFVRHRYPLHAHSTWTVLIVDDGAVRYDLDRRPHGTEEAPVTLLPPGVAHDGRAAGGSGFRKRVLYLDPAALDPGASGTGGLVGPAVDRPGVADPVLRRRLDELHRALVVPGEELQAESRLALVAERLARHLDTAAGPGRAPADDLAGRLRDLLDTRLVDGVTLAEAGRLLHAHPGHLVRTFSRRFGLPPHRYLDARRVERARSLLLDGTPPAATAAAVGFHDQAHLHRRFVRLVGVTPGRYARSGPAAR comes from the coding sequence ATGAACGGTGCCGGGCCGTGGGCGCCGGGCGAGGCCGTCACCGCCTGGCGGCCGCAGCGCGTGCCGGGCATCGCCGAGGTGCTGCACGCCCGCTTCGTCCGGCACCGGTACCCGCTGCACGCGCACTCCACGTGGACCGTCCTGATCGTCGACGACGGCGCCGTCCGCTACGACCTGGACCGGCGCCCGCACGGGACCGAGGAGGCCCCGGTGACGCTGCTGCCGCCCGGGGTCGCGCACGACGGACGTGCGGCGGGCGGCTCCGGCTTCCGTAAGCGGGTCCTCTACCTCGACCCCGCCGCGCTCGATCCCGGGGCGTCCGGGACGGGCGGGCTGGTCGGCCCCGCGGTCGACCGGCCGGGGGTGGCCGATCCCGTCCTGCGCCGCAGGCTCGACGAGCTGCACCGCGCGCTGGTCGTGCCGGGGGAGGAGCTGCAGGCCGAGAGCAGGCTCGCGCTCGTCGCGGAACGTCTCGCCCGGCATTTGGACACGGCCGCCGGGCCCGGCCGGGCACCGGCGGACGACCTGGCCGGCCGGCTGCGGGACCTGCTCGACACCCGGCTGGTCGACGGGGTGACCCTCGCCGAGGCCGGGCGGTTGCTGCACGCCCACCCCGGCCACCTGGTCCGCACCTTCTCGCGGCGCTTCGGGCTGCCGCCGCACCGCTACCTCGACGCCCGCCGCGTCGAACGGGCGCGGTCGCTGCTGCTGGACGGGACCCCGCCGGCGGCGACGGCCGCGGCGGTGGGGTTCCACGACCAGGCACACCTGCACCGCCGGTTCGTCCGGCTGGTCGGGGTCACGCCGGGCCGCTACGCCCGCAGCGGCCCGGCGGCGCGCTGA
- a CDS encoding MBL fold metallo-hydrolase translates to MDVLENYTGHTDPGGAAIRRDLERLSISKVSVGEMDNNAYLLVCKRSNEALLIDAAAEPTRIADLIGAADERPDLRHLVTTHRHADHWQALGAIAGMFEPRLIAHPQDAPELPAPMDEFVEHGDTITFGEIELEVIHLRGHTPGSLALLYRGEDRPHLFTGDSLFPGGPGKTWSAEDNAQLIGDLEERVFDRLDDDTWFYPGHGDDSTLGAERPSIPEWRSRGW, encoded by the coding sequence GTGGACGTCCTGGAGAACTACACCGGTCACACCGACCCCGGCGGCGCGGCCATCCGCCGCGACCTGGAGCGGTTGAGCATCAGCAAGGTCTCGGTCGGCGAGATGGACAACAACGCCTACCTGCTCGTCTGCAAGCGGAGCAACGAGGCGCTGCTGATCGACGCGGCGGCCGAGCCGACCCGCATCGCCGACCTCATCGGCGCCGCCGACGAGCGTCCGGACCTGCGCCACCTGGTCACCACCCACCGCCACGCCGACCACTGGCAGGCACTCGGCGCGATCGCGGGCATGTTCGAGCCGCGGCTGATCGCCCACCCGCAGGACGCCCCGGAGCTGCCGGCCCCGATGGACGAGTTCGTCGAGCACGGCGACACGATCACCTTCGGCGAGATCGAGCTGGAGGTCATCCACCTGCGCGGGCACACGCCGGGCTCGCTGGCGCTGCTCTACCGCGGGGAGGACCGGCCGCACCTGTTCACCGGGGACAGCCTGTTCCCGGGCGGGCCGGGGAAGACCTGGTCGGCGGAGGACAACGCGCAGCTCATCGGCGACCTCGAGGAGCGGGTGTTCGACCGGCTCGACGACGACACCTGGTTCTACCCGGGCCACGGGGACGACTCGACGCTCGGAGCCGAGCGGCCGAGCATCCCGGAGTGGCGCTCGCGGGGCTGGTGA
- the uvrA gene encoding excinuclease ABC subunit UvrA: MSPGASPVPDGPKLVVRGAREHNLQGIDIDLPRDSMIVFTGLSGSGKSSLAFDTIFAEGQRRYVESLSAYARQFLGQMDKPDVDFIEGLSPAVSIDQKSTNRNPRSTVGTITEIHDYLRLLYARAGIPHCPTCGERIEKQTPQQIVDQVLEMEQGSRFQVLAPVVRTRKGEFVDLFGNLQAQGYSRVLVDGTVHPLSDPPKLKKQEKHDISVVVDRLSVKATAKQRLTDSVETALRLADGLVVLDFVDLPDDDPQRERRFSEKMACPNGHTLAVDDLEPRTFSFNSPYGACPACSGIGIKKEVDPELVVPDPDLSLGDGAIAPWSSGHNAEYFGRLLSGLAAAVGFRMDTPWRTLPAAARKAVLHGSDDQVHVRYRNRYGRERSYYANFEGVMPFLERRLEQTESESQRERYEGYMRDIPCPACNGARLRPEVLSVTLPHRDLGERSIAQVSNMSVAECSQFLNGMVLDDRQAMIAGAVLKEVQARLGFLLDVGLDYLSLDRAAGTLSGGEAQRIRLATQIGSGLVGVLYVLDEPSIGLHQRDNRRLIDTLTRLKELGNTLIVVEHDEDTIRASDWAVDIGPGAGEHGGRVVHSGTIADLESHDTSLTGAYLSGRKSIPLPERRELDHDRRLTIVGAREHNLRGIDVDVPLGGLVSITGVSGSGKSTLINDILATVLANRLNGARQVPGRHTRINGIDELDKLVRVDQSPIGRTPRSNPATYTGVWDKVRKLFAATTEAKVRGYAEGRFSFNVKGGRCEACTGDGTIKIEMNFLPDVYVPCEVCKGARYNRETLEVHYKGKTVADVLDMPIEEAAGFFEPITSIARYLRTLVDVGLGYVRLGQPAPTLSGGEAQRVKLASELQKRSNGRTVYILDEPTTGLHFEDIRKLLAVIQGLADKGNTVIVIEHNLDVIKTSDWVIDMGPEGGSGGGTVVAQGTPEQIAAHPDSHTGRFLRDLVTPDDTPVTPVRRRTSSSNGNGTAGAGRPTTARRSRAKAASAG; encoded by the coding sequence CTGTCCCCGGGCGCGTCGCCGGTCCCGGACGGGCCGAAGCTGGTCGTGCGTGGCGCGCGCGAACACAACCTGCAGGGCATCGACATCGACCTGCCCCGCGACAGCATGATCGTCTTCACCGGGCTGTCCGGGTCCGGCAAGTCCAGCCTGGCGTTCGACACGATCTTCGCCGAGGGCCAGCGGCGCTACGTCGAGTCCCTCTCGGCCTACGCGCGCCAGTTCCTCGGGCAGATGGACAAGCCCGACGTCGACTTCATCGAGGGACTGTCCCCGGCGGTCTCGATCGACCAGAAGTCGACCAACCGCAACCCGCGGTCGACGGTCGGCACGATCACCGAGATCCACGACTACCTGCGGCTGCTCTACGCCCGCGCCGGCATCCCGCACTGCCCGACCTGCGGCGAGCGGATCGAGAAGCAGACCCCGCAGCAGATCGTCGACCAGGTCCTGGAGATGGAGCAGGGCAGCCGCTTCCAGGTGCTCGCGCCGGTCGTGCGCACCCGCAAGGGCGAGTTCGTCGACCTGTTCGGGAACCTGCAGGCCCAGGGCTACTCCCGCGTCCTCGTCGACGGCACGGTCCACCCGCTCTCGGACCCCCCGAAGCTGAAGAAGCAGGAGAAGCACGACATCTCCGTCGTGGTCGACCGGCTCTCGGTGAAGGCGACCGCCAAGCAGCGCCTCACCGACTCGGTGGAGACCGCGCTGCGGCTGGCCGACGGCCTGGTCGTGCTGGACTTCGTGGACCTGCCCGACGACGACCCGCAGCGCGAGCGCCGCTTCTCCGAGAAGATGGCCTGCCCGAACGGGCACACCCTCGCCGTCGACGACCTCGAGCCCCGCACGTTCTCCTTCAACTCGCCCTACGGCGCCTGCCCGGCCTGCTCCGGCATCGGCATCAAGAAGGAGGTCGACCCCGAGCTGGTCGTCCCCGACCCGGACCTGTCCCTCGGCGACGGCGCGATCGCGCCCTGGTCGTCCGGGCACAACGCGGAGTACTTCGGCCGGCTGCTGTCCGGTCTGGCCGCCGCGGTCGGGTTCCGGATGGACACCCCCTGGCGCACGCTGCCCGCCGCCGCCCGGAAGGCGGTGCTGCACGGCAGCGACGACCAGGTCCACGTGCGCTACCGCAACCGCTACGGCCGCGAGCGCTCGTACTACGCGAACTTCGAGGGCGTCATGCCGTTCCTCGAGCGCCGCCTGGAGCAGACCGAGTCCGAGTCGCAGCGGGAGCGCTACGAGGGCTACATGCGCGACATCCCCTGCCCCGCCTGCAACGGCGCCCGGCTGCGCCCCGAGGTGCTGTCGGTGACCCTGCCGCACCGCGACCTGGGGGAGCGGTCGATCGCGCAGGTGTCGAACATGTCGGTCGCCGAGTGCTCGCAGTTCCTGAACGGCATGGTCCTCGACGACCGGCAGGCCATGATCGCCGGCGCGGTGCTCAAGGAGGTGCAGGCCCGGCTGGGCTTCCTGCTCGACGTCGGGCTGGACTACCTGTCGCTGGACCGCGCCGCGGGCACGCTGTCCGGCGGCGAGGCGCAGCGCATCCGGCTGGCCACCCAGATCGGCTCCGGCCTGGTCGGGGTCCTCTACGTGCTCGACGAGCCGTCGATCGGGCTGCACCAGCGCGACAACCGGCGGCTGATCGACACGCTGACCCGGCTCAAGGAGCTGGGCAACACCCTGATCGTCGTCGAGCACGACGAGGACACCATCCGTGCCTCGGACTGGGCGGTGGACATCGGCCCCGGCGCCGGTGAGCACGGCGGCCGCGTCGTGCACTCCGGCACCATCGCCGACCTGGAGTCGCACGACACCTCACTGACCGGTGCCTACCTGTCCGGGCGCAAGTCGATCCCGCTGCCCGAGCGCCGCGAGCTCGACCACGACCGCAGGCTGACCATCGTCGGCGCCCGCGAGCACAACCTGCGCGGCATCGACGTCGACGTGCCGCTCGGCGGCCTGGTGTCGATCACCGGGGTGTCCGGGTCCGGCAAGTCGACGCTGATCAACGACATCCTCGCCACGGTGCTGGCGAACCGGCTCAACGGCGCCCGCCAGGTGCCGGGCCGGCACACCCGGATCAACGGCATCGACGAGCTCGACAAGCTCGTCCGGGTCGACCAGTCGCCGATCGGGCGGACCCCGCGGTCCAACCCGGCGACCTACACCGGCGTGTGGGACAAGGTCCGCAAGCTGTTCGCCGCGACCACGGAGGCGAAGGTCCGCGGCTACGCCGAGGGCCGCTTCTCCTTCAACGTCAAGGGCGGCCGCTGCGAGGCGTGCACCGGCGACGGCACGATCAAGATCGAGATGAACTTCCTGCCGGACGTCTACGTGCCGTGCGAGGTCTGCAAGGGGGCCCGGTACAACCGGGAGACCCTCGAGGTCCACTACAAGGGCAAGACCGTCGCCGACGTCCTCGACATGCCGATCGAGGAGGCCGCCGGGTTCTTCGAGCCGATCACCTCGATCGCCCGCTACCTGCGGACCCTGGTCGACGTCGGCCTCGGCTACGTCCGGCTCGGGCAGCCCGCGCCGACGCTGTCCGGCGGTGAGGCCCAGCGCGTCAAGCTCGCCAGTGAGCTGCAGAAGCGCAGCAACGGCCGCACTGTCTACATCCTCGACGAGCCGACCACCGGTCTGCACTTCGAGGACATCCGCAAGCTCCTCGCCGTCATCCAGGGGTTGGCGGACAAGGGCAACACCGTGATCGTGATCGAGCACAACCTCGACGTCATCAAGACCTCGGACTGGGTCATCGACATGGGCCCGGAGGGCGGCTCGGGCGGCGGGACCGTGGTGGCCCAGGGGACACCGGAGCAGATCGCGGCACACCCCGACAGCCACACCGGCCGGTTCCTGCGCGACCTGGTCACCCCGGACGACACACCGGTCACGCCGGTCCGGCGGCGGACCTCGTCGTCGAACGGCAACGGCACCGCGGGCGCGGGGCGGCCGACGACCGCACGGCGCAGCCGGGCCAAGGCCGCCAGCGCGGGCTGA